The following coding sequences lie in one Thermosulfuriphilus ammonigenes genomic window:
- the prfB gene encoding peptide chain release factor 2 (programmed frameshift), whose amino-acid sequence MTLHPAELRAELESLKGRLDLLRGIFDPASKEKRLQELEQELIKEGFWERPEAKDILKERASLQEQLSEWQELNQEFDDAWTLLELAREEKDEGALEEVRQQIGLLKKKVSQQELKQFLADPADRNNAIVTIHAGAGGTEAQDWAEMLLRMYLRWAERRGYRTKIIDLLPGEEAGIKSVTFIVEGPYAYGHLKGESGIHRLVRLSPFDTAHKRHTSFASVSVIPEIAEDIHIDLNEKDLRIETFRASGAGGQHVNKVESAVRITHIPTGIVVQCQNERSQHRNKAIALKILRARLYELERKKREEERQRLQGEKKEIAWGSQIRSYVLHPYRLIKDHRTGVEIGNVAAVLDGDLDPFIKAYLVSKDRAA is encoded by the exons ATGACCTTACATCCGGCAGAGCTTCGAGCAGAGCTTGAATCCCTTAAAGGACGCCTAGATCTCCTAAGG GGTATCTTTGATCCGGCGAGCAAAGAAAAACGCCTTCAGGAACTGGAGCAGGAACTCATCAAAGAAGGCTTCTGGGAACGCCCAGAGGCCAAGGATATCCTTAAAGAAAGGGCTTCCCTCCAGGAACAACTATCTGAATGGCAGGAGTTAAATCAAGAGTTTGACGATGCCTGGACACTGCTTGAATTGGCCCGCGAAGAAAAGGATGAAGGGGCCCTTGAAGAAGTCCGGCAACAGATAGGTCTTCTTAAAAAGAAGGTCTCCCAACAGGAACTCAAGCAATTCCTGGCCGATCCAGCGGATCGCAACAATGCCATTGTCACCATCCATGCCGGGGCCGGGGGTACGGAGGCCCAAGACTGGGCCGAGATGCTCCTGAGAATGTATCTTCGCTGGGCCGAAAGAAGAGGCTATAGGACAAAGATCATCGACCTTCTGCCGGGAGAGGAGGCCGGAATAAAGAGTGTGACTTTCATCGTCGAGGGCCCTTATGCCTATGGCCATCTCAAGGGGGAATCGGGTATCCATCGGTTGGTACGCCTTTCTCCCTTCGACACGGCCCACAAAAGGCACACCTCTTTCGCCTCCGTCTCCGTGATACCGGAGATTGCCGAGGATATCCATATAGACCTTAACGAAAAGGATCTTCGCATCGAGACCTTTAGGGCCAGTGGGGCTGGAGGTCAGCATGTCAATAAGGTAGAGTCTGCCGTCCGAATTACCCACATCCCTACAGGAATTGTCGTTCAGTGTCAGAACGAACGTAGCCAGCACCGCAACAAGGCTATTGCCCTTAAGATCCTCCGGGCCCGTCTCTATGAATTAGAAAGAAAAAAACGGGAAGAGGAACGTCAAAGGCTTCAGGGAGAAAAGAAAGAAATTGCTTGGGGCAGTCAGATTCGTTCTTACGTTCTTCACCCCTACCGACTGATTAAGGACCACCGCACCGGGGTGGAAATTGGCAACGTGGCGGCCGTGCTTGACGGAGATCTTGATCCCTTTATCAAGGCCTATCTGGTCTCCAAAGACAGGGCCGCCTAG
- the lnt gene encoding apolipoprotein N-acyltransferase, whose protein sequence is MIPLLLALVSAGLLLLSYPKFGYYPLAWGALVPLMILCELPAQEAAKYALLSGTVFFTGLLYWLIHVLNYYGFVPLPGALGLIGLLSLYLGGYFAIWSLALSYLQRRLTGWYLIFYPFLSAALFVGLEYLREKALSGFPWGSLWASQAPWPAITVSSRLTGPWGITFLIVSTNAAFYLLLRRGFKPPALVGAFLGLLLPILALGYGQTKLKAPVEFLGLKVGIIQANISQDKKWDPAFQRETLRIYENLSKQAVQKGAQLIIWPETATPFIFHPEEGLGKEVLSIAKQLDVYLLFGAPIATLGPEGLSYHNSAFLVSPEGKIIDRYDKQHLVPFGEYVPGGGRIPFLRKLVGPSGDYRPGPLDHPLAWSGPRMGVLICFEAIFPELARREALRGAKVLINLTNDAWFGRSAGPWQHFALARIRTAETGLPLIRIANTGISGLIDPYGRILSRGPLEESWYQIVNLPSPQPATIYLQLGPLLPRTCLAMVMIVLGLLALEAIGLKGLSKRLE, encoded by the coding sequence ATGATACCCCTTCTTTTGGCCCTGGTCTCGGCCGGGCTGCTCCTTCTTTCTTACCCCAAGTTCGGCTATTATCCTTTAGCCTGGGGCGCTCTGGTACCCCTGATGATCCTTTGCGAATTACCGGCCCAGGAGGCGGCTAAATACGCTCTCCTGTCAGGGACCGTCTTTTTCACGGGCCTCCTTTACTGGCTAATTCACGTCTTAAACTACTACGGTTTTGTCCCCCTCCCTGGAGCCCTGGGGCTAATAGGACTCCTTAGCCTCTATTTGGGAGGATACTTCGCCATCTGGTCTTTAGCCCTAAGCTATCTCCAGCGGCGTCTTACAGGCTGGTATCTGATTTTTTACCCCTTTCTCTCAGCGGCCCTTTTTGTCGGATTAGAATATCTGCGGGAGAAGGCCCTTAGCGGCTTTCCGTGGGGTAGCCTCTGGGCCAGTCAAGCTCCCTGGCCGGCCATCACTGTCTCAAGTCGTCTTACCGGCCCCTGGGGAATCACCTTCCTCATTGTCTCCACTAATGCCGCCTTTTACCTCCTCCTTCGCCGAGGCTTTAAACCGCCGGCCTTAGTCGGGGCCTTCCTGGGGCTCCTTTTACCCATCTTAGCCCTGGGTTATGGTCAAACAAAACTTAAGGCTCCGGTAGAATTTCTGGGCCTTAAAGTGGGCATCATCCAGGCCAACATCAGCCAAGACAAAAAATGGGATCCGGCATTTCAAAGAGAGACATTAAGGATATACGAAAATCTCAGCAAACAAGCGGTCCAAAAGGGGGCTCAGCTTATCATCTGGCCAGAGACCGCTACACCTTTTATCTTTCACCCTGAAGAAGGGCTAGGGAAGGAAGTACTCTCCATAGCCAAACAACTCGACGTCTATCTTCTATTCGGAGCTCCCATAGCGACCCTTGGCCCCGAGGGCCTTTCCTACCACAACAGTGCCTTCTTGGTCTCCCCAGAGGGGAAAATCATCGACCGCTACGACAAACAACACCTGGTTCCCTTTGGCGAGTATGTTCCCGGTGGAGGTCGCATACCCTTTCTCCGCAAACTAGTAGGACCTAGCGGGGATTACCGACCCGGCCCCCTGGACCACCCCCTTGCTTGGTCTGGCCCAAGGATGGGAGTGCTTATCTGCTTTGAAGCCATATTCCCAGAACTTGCCCGGCGGGAGGCTTTAAGAGGAGCCAAGGTATTAATCAACCTCACCAATGATGCCTGGTTCGGCCGCTCGGCTGGTCCATGGCAACATTTCGCTCTGGCCCGTATCCGGACGGCTGAAACCGGTCTGCCCCTGATCAGGATAGCCAACACCGGGATCTCAGGCCTCATTGACCCTTACGGTCGAATCCTGTCCCGGGGGCCATTAGAAGAGAGTTGGTATCAGATAGTAAACCTCCCTTCTCCACAACCGGCGACCATCTACCTTCAATTAGGCCCGCTTCTCCCCCGAACATGTCTGGCTATGGTCATGATAGTTTTGGGCCTCCTGGCCCTGGAGGCCATCGGCTTGAAGGGCCTTTCTAAAAGGTTAGAATAG
- a CDS encoding prephenate dehydrogenase/arogenate dehydrogenase family protein yields MRPERIGIVGGRGRMGRWFANLFKRAGYQVEISDLGTPLSNQDLARQCPVVFLAVPMERFEEVVIQVGPLMPPEAGLIDLCSLKARQVAVMLRETTCQVVGAHPLFGPGENSIVGQRVALCPARGNGWFNWFKDFLDTQGAETVVISPEEHDQLMAVIQVLNHFILLALGEVINRQGLDPQRLVNLATPSFIRQLNILSRLADQDPHLYAAIQFDNPAGDQIREAFARAVSKLKEIAQERREEEFVQLFTEVQTLGQKIRKAK; encoded by the coding sequence ATGAGGCCGGAACGTATTGGTATAGTAGGTGGTCGAGGAAGAATGGGCCGCTGGTTTGCCAACCTTTTCAAGAGGGCAGGCTATCAGGTGGAAATCTCTGATCTTGGCACTCCCTTGAGTAATCAAGATCTGGCCAGACAATGTCCGGTGGTCTTTCTGGCCGTTCCGATGGAACGTTTTGAGGAGGTAGTTATCCAGGTCGGGCCTCTTATGCCTCCAGAGGCCGGCCTTATCGACCTTTGCTCTCTTAAGGCCCGACAGGTGGCTGTTATGCTTCGGGAAACCACCTGCCAAGTGGTAGGCGCCCATCCCCTTTTCGGACCCGGTGAGAATTCCATCGTTGGCCAAAGGGTGGCCCTTTGTCCGGCTCGTGGGAACGGCTGGTTCAATTGGTTCAAGGATTTTCTAGACACCCAAGGGGCAGAGACGGTGGTTATTAGCCCCGAAGAGCATGACCAGCTTATGGCTGTAATCCAAGTCCTGAATCACTTTATTCTTCTGGCCCTCGGGGAGGTAATTAATCGCCAGGGTCTTGACCCTCAGCGTCTGGTCAATTTGGCCACTCCTAGCTTCATTCGCCAGCTCAACATTCTCTCGCGACTAGCCGACCAAGATCCGCATCTTTATGCAGCCATCCAATTTGACAACCCTGCCGGCGATCAGATCCGGGAGGCCTTTGCCCGGGCAGTCTCCAAGCTCAAGGAGATTGCCCAAGAACGTCGGGAGGAAGAATTTGTCCAGCTTTTCACTGAGGTTCAAACCCTGGGCCAAAAGATCCGAAAAGCAAAGTAA
- the cobO gene encoding cob(I)yrinic acid a,c-diamide adenosyltransferase, giving the protein MLWPQGYVQVYTGPGKGKTTAALGLALRAAGAGLAVFFAQFAKSGEYSEIKALARFADLITVRQYGTGHFVRGRPSAEEIKAAREGFAEVKEIVRAQKHPVVILDEANVAIKFGLISLENVLELIKEKPTPVELVLTGRWAPEELIQAADLVTYMEAVKHYYQAGVRARIGIEK; this is encoded by the coding sequence ATGCTCTGGCCTCAAGGATATGTCCAGGTCTATACCGGTCCGGGGAAGGGGAAAACTACAGCCGCTTTGGGATTGGCCCTGCGAGCTGCCGGGGCCGGGCTGGCGGTCTTCTTCGCCCAGTTTGCCAAGTCTGGAGAGTACAGTGAAATAAAGGCCCTGGCCCGCTTTGCCGACTTAATCACTGTCCGCCAATATGGAACCGGACACTTTGTAAGAGGGCGCCCCAGTGCTGAGGAGATAAAGGCCGCCAGAGAGGGGTTTGCCGAGGTAAAAGAAATTGTGCGGGCCCAAAAGCACCCTGTTGTGATCCTTGATGAGGCCAACGTGGCCATTAAGTTCGGTCTCATCTCCCTCGAGAATGTTCTTGAGCTCATCAAAGAAAAACCCACCCCGGTGGAACTGGTTCTTACCGGGCGCTGGGCCCCTGAAGAGCTTATCCAGGCCGCCGATCTGGTCACCTATATGGAGGCTGTAAAGCACTATTACCAGGCCGGGGTCAGAGCCCGGATCGGAATCGAAAAGTAG
- the aroC gene encoding chorismate synthase, translating to MPGNSFGQVFRITTWGESHGPALGVVIDGCPPRIPLREEDIQVELDRRRPGKSLVESPRKEPDRVEILSGVFEGLTTGCPISLIIYNKDARPGAYDHLKDVFRPGHGDITYYRKYGHRDHRGGGRSSGRETAARVAAGAVAQKILDLSGIKVIAYTLALGGVRARRKDLSFIYQNPLFCPDPEALPAMEARVAEVRAQGDSIGGVVEIIAQGVPAGLGEPVFDKLDAELARALMSIGAIKGVEIGSGFAAAEMLGSEHNDPITPEGFRSNHAGGILAGISNGDEIICRVAVKPIPSIAQEQDTIDIHGTPRKITVGGRHDASAIPRIVPVCQAMVRLVLADHLLRQRAIEGWI from the coding sequence ATGCCAGGAAATTCTTTTGGTCAGGTCTTTCGCATTACCACCTGGGGAGAATCCCATGGCCCGGCTCTGGGTGTGGTCATAGACGGTTGTCCCCCCCGAATCCCCCTAAGGGAAGAAGATATTCAGGTGGAGCTTGATCGGCGGAGGCCGGGTAAATCTCTGGTTGAAAGCCCTCGAAAGGAGCCCGACCGGGTGGAGATCCTCTCGGGAGTCTTTGAGGGCCTGACCACAGGTTGCCCCATCTCCCTCATCATCTATAACAAAGATGCCCGCCCTGGGGCCTACGATCACCTCAAAGATGTCTTCCGGCCTGGCCATGGAGACATCACCTATTACCGAAAATATGGCCACCGAGATCACCGGGGCGGAGGTCGCTCCAGTGGTCGAGAGACCGCCGCTCGAGTGGCTGCCGGAGCCGTGGCCCAGAAGATTCTTGATCTGTCGGGAATCAAAGTCATAGCTTATACCCTGGCCTTGGGAGGGGTAAGGGCCCGGAGAAAAGATCTTTCTTTTATCTATCAAAATCCTCTCTTTTGCCCTGACCCCGAGGCATTGCCCGCTATGGAGGCCAGAGTAGCCGAGGTAAGGGCCCAAGGAGATTCCATCGGGGGAGTTGTGGAAATCATTGCCCAAGGAGTGCCAGCTGGTCTGGGAGAGCCGGTCTTTGATAAACTGGATGCCGAATTAGCCCGGGCCCTGATGAGTATTGGAGCAATAAAGGGAGTAGAGATAGGCTCAGGTTTTGCTGCTGCTGAAATGCTTGGTTCTGAACATAACGATCCCATCACCCCCGAAGGATTCAGAAGCAATCACGCCGGAGGGATTCTGGCGGGAATCTCTAATGGAGATGAAATCATCTGTCGCGTGGCGGTAAAACCCATTCCTTCCATAGCCCAAGAACAAGATACCATCGACATACATGGTACCCCCCGGAAGATCACAGTTGGCGGCCGACACGATGCCTCTGCCATCCCTCGAATCGTACCGGTATGTCAGGCCATGGTTCGCCTGGTTTTGGCCGATCATCTCCTCCGGCAACGGGCCATAGAGGGCTGGATATGA
- a CDS encoding hemolysin family protein: MDDPGKGLLKTIRSLFRRPSEEEAAEIAHEIEELINEGERRGIISPQEGEMIESILKFRDKIVREVMIPRSRMICLESTASLKEAVDTAVESGHSRIPVYREDLDHIIGILHVKDLLRFCLARPEDFNLSALLRPAYMVPETKRIGELLRKFRERRSHMAIVIDEYGSVSGLVTFEDVLEEIVGEIEDEHDRQNHDLQKTAEGLIVAGHVPLEDVEKALGIRLPQGPYESIGGLVVESLGRLPAPGEELTFEGLIIKVLEGDSRRIRKLMIKKTD, translated from the coding sequence ATGGATGACCCAGGTAAAGGTCTTCTAAAGACCATTCGCAGCCTTTTCCGTCGACCATCAGAGGAAGAGGCCGCAGAAATCGCCCACGAGATCGAAGAGCTGATCAACGAAGGGGAACGACGGGGGATCATCTCTCCTCAAGAAGGAGAGATGATCGAAAGCATCCTTAAGTTCCGAGATAAGATCGTCCGGGAGGTCATGATCCCCAGGAGTCGGATGATCTGCCTGGAAAGCACAGCCTCCCTTAAGGAGGCTGTGGATACGGCCGTGGAGTCAGGCCACTCCCGCATTCCCGTTTACAGGGAGGATCTTGATCACATCATTGGTATCCTCCATGTCAAGGATCTTCTCCGGTTCTGTCTGGCCCGCCCGGAGGATTTCAATCTTTCCGCCCTTCTCAGACCGGCTTATATGGTGCCCGAAACCAAACGCATCGGCGAGCTTCTGCGTAAATTCCGGGAGCGTCGGAGTCACATGGCCATCGTTATCGATGAGTACGGATCAGTCTCTGGATTGGTGACCTTTGAAGACGTTTTGGAGGAGATTGTTGGGGAGATAGAAGACGAACATGACCGTCAAAACCATGACCTCCAAAAAACCGCCGAAGGCCTTATAGTCGCCGGGCATGTCCCCTTGGAGGATGTAGAGAAGGCCCTAGGGATAAGGCTACCCCAGGGACCTTATGAATCAATCGGAGGCCTGGTGGTAGAGAGTCTGGGGCGCCTCCCCGCCCCGGGAGAAGAACTCACCTTTGAGGGGCTAATCATCAAAGTTCTCGAGGGAGACTCCAGGCGAATAAGAAAGCTTATGATCAAAAAGACCGACTGA
- a CDS encoding cobyrinate a,c-diamide synthase gives MKAFVVSGTHSGCGKTTVSLALMAALVRRGYRVAPFKVGPDFIDPGHHRQVCGHPSYNLDQWMIPLEENRRFLQGAALWAQVAVVEGVMGLFDGASAREDTGSTAALAKALGLPVVLVVDARRQARSIAALIRGFEAFDPRLQLAGVILNQVGSKRHESLLSEAIETYCQIKLLGTLPRREDLSLPSRHLGLVDAGSFHLGTELLDRLACWVEEGVDLDRLLSLAKDISPGSFFSPSSDSGPLVAYAFDEAFSFYYQANLEALSRAGARLRPFSPLREELPSETRAVYLGGGYPELFADALTENKKILHDLRQAAASGIPIYAECGGFMFLCRGLRQKGRLIPWAGIFPFEVEMGQRYRALGYREVLFLKDNFLGPAGCRARGHEFHYSHLLGHYQGPRIYRLFDARGRELGTEGFLREKALGSYVHLHFASNPLLASSLVAAAQG, from the coding sequence TTGAAGGCCTTTGTTGTCTCTGGCACCCATTCCGGATGTGGCAAGACGACGGTCTCTTTGGCCCTTATGGCCGCCCTGGTGAGACGTGGCTATAGGGTGGCTCCTTTTAAGGTCGGGCCGGATTTTATTGACCCTGGCCATCATCGGCAGGTCTGTGGTCATCCCTCTTATAACCTGGATCAGTGGATGATCCCCCTTGAAGAAAACAGACGTTTTCTTCAAGGGGCGGCCCTTTGGGCCCAGGTGGCGGTGGTTGAAGGGGTCATGGGGCTTTTTGATGGTGCTTCGGCCAGGGAAGACACCGGTTCAACGGCCGCCCTGGCCAAAGCCCTTGGTCTTCCAGTGGTCCTGGTGGTGGACGCTCGCCGCCAGGCCCGTTCGATAGCCGCCCTTATCCGAGGATTTGAGGCCTTTGATCCCCGGCTCCAGCTGGCGGGGGTAATTCTTAATCAGGTGGGTTCAAAAAGGCATGAGTCCCTTTTGAGCGAGGCCATCGAGACCTACTGTCAGATAAAACTCTTAGGGACCCTGCCCCGAAGAGAAGATTTGTCTCTACCGTCACGCCATCTCGGTTTAGTGGATGCCGGAAGTTTTCACCTAGGGACAGAGCTTCTTGATCGCCTGGCTTGCTGGGTGGAGGAAGGAGTTGATCTGGATCGGCTTCTTTCTTTGGCTAAAGATATCAGCCCCGGGTCTTTTTTCTCTCCATCTTCGGACTCCGGCCCTCTTGTGGCCTACGCCTTCGATGAGGCCTTTAGCTTTTACTACCAGGCCAATCTTGAAGCCCTCTCTCGGGCCGGAGCCCGTCTGAGGCCCTTTTCTCCATTAAGGGAAGAGCTTCCTTCTGAGACCAGGGCCGTCTATTTGGGGGGAGGTTACCCGGAGCTTTTTGCCGATGCCTTAACAGAAAATAAAAAAATTCTTCACGACTTACGTCAGGCCGCGGCCTCTGGGATTCCCATCTACGCCGAATGTGGCGGCTTCATGTTTCTCTGCCGAGGGCTGCGACAAAAAGGGAGGCTTATCCCCTGGGCGGGAATATTTCCCTTTGAGGTAGAGATGGGGCAGAGATACCGGGCCCTGGGTTATCGAGAGGTTTTATTCCTTAAGGATAACTTTCTTGGCCCAGCCGGATGTCGGGCCCGGGGACATGAGTTTCATTATTCTCATCTCCTCGGTCATTATCAGGGGCCCCGGATCTATCGTCTCTTTGACGCCCGGGGTAGAGAACTGGGAACCGAGGGGTTTCTGCGGGAAAAGGCCCTCGGTAGCTATGTCCATCTCCATTTTGCTAGCAATCCTTTGCTAGCTTCCTCCTTGGTGGCGGCGGCTCAAGGGTGA
- a CDS encoding ChaN family lipoprotein, with protein MASRYLFLILILWLVSFFSPVWAQEDQPLEINLSVKFNLKEHVLRGTMTTNLPNGKVVWFDLGQVVLRSVSLAGKAFEPEIEGNAFRVMALGHNRRLKINFVARFDPRQIRLSQGGEALSANAISPKGILLTGGWFPAPRALAIYRLTALVPHKFRAVAPADEIKVKRKKRGRFYRFRFEHPSEPPPLVAGPYHIADRNEGQTTVAVYTLSEDPSLAVLYLEKTIAYLRYYSEEIGPFPYQRLAVVESPYEVGYSFPGVILLGRRVMRLPFIPETSLPHEVLHQWLGCSVFVDETSGNWSEGLTSYLADHAMAEKKGEAAAYRHRLLVEYQSFAGEEGGALKDFKGRYDRLSKVIGYNKGAMFFHMLRRRLGEETFLEGIRRFWEGNLFRRASWDDLREALSEVSGQDLSAFFGQWLESRMVPRIKLSGALVTPKDSGFVLTFSIIQEGPIFRLRVPLKVLTEGEEETMLVDLTERRQVVNVDLTAKPRLLILDPDYDLLRYLADDEYPACLWRLLGAKGVGIVALAEDLEKARPLVDYLLDRGAVIIAPQRLTEFDLETMDLLFLRPQAALKGLFDTDVWAGHGLYLKIRKSPWSSGHFVALLLTESLETTRRLFPRLMHLGRYQEIHLGAGKRLLKEASVGKGHRLELVQEVPAVDISRLTSLSDILPRLARNRVVYLGEQHDEYAHHLTQLEVIRALVEQFGLKVAVGMEMFQQPYQKVLDDYLAGRIDELTFLKKTEYFKRWGMDFRLYKPILDYAREKRLPVVALNIPKEISEKVARQGLEALSPEERVWVPEDLDFSNEVYRARLKKVFEQHPEGDVKDFETFYQSQILWDEAMALAIVRYLKEHPDEVMAVIVGKGHVMYSAGIPDRVWRRLKVPYTILVMSSGERLEPGVADYVLYPAPAKAPAGVKLGVFLKETTKGLEIKGVAKESPAEKAGLKKEDIIVAADGQPVKTVADLRLILYGKKKGDKVEIEILRGQKKERVTVGPL; from the coding sequence ATGGCGTCCCGCTACCTATTCCTGATCCTGATTCTCTGGCTAGTTTCTTTTTTCTCTCCAGTCTGGGCTCAAGAAGACCAGCCCCTTGAGATTAACCTCTCGGTAAAGTTCAACCTAAAGGAACACGTCCTTCGGGGTACCATGACCACCAACCTGCCTAACGGGAAGGTCGTCTGGTTTGATCTCGGGCAGGTTGTCCTCCGTTCGGTAAGTCTGGCTGGAAAGGCCTTTGAGCCGGAGATAGAAGGCAATGCCTTTCGGGTTATGGCTCTGGGGCACAATCGGCGCCTTAAGATTAACTTCGTGGCCCGATTCGATCCTCGGCAGATTCGTCTCAGTCAGGGAGGTGAGGCTCTTTCAGCCAACGCCATATCTCCTAAGGGGATTCTCCTCACTGGAGGCTGGTTCCCTGCTCCCCGGGCTCTGGCTATCTATCGCTTAACGGCCCTGGTCCCCCATAAGTTCCGGGCGGTGGCTCCGGCCGATGAGATCAAGGTCAAACGTAAGAAGAGGGGGCGATTCTACCGTTTTCGCTTTGAACACCCCTCCGAACCGCCCCCCCTTGTTGCTGGCCCCTACCACATTGCCGATCGGAATGAGGGCCAGACCACCGTGGCTGTCTATACCCTCTCGGAGGATCCCAGCCTGGCGGTGCTCTATTTGGAAAAGACTATAGCCTATCTCCGTTATTACTCAGAGGAAATTGGTCCTTTTCCCTATCAGCGACTGGCTGTAGTGGAGAGTCCCTATGAGGTGGGCTATTCATTCCCCGGCGTTATCCTTTTAGGACGCCGGGTAATGCGTCTCCCTTTTATTCCTGAGACTTCCTTACCCCATGAGGTGCTTCATCAATGGCTGGGATGCAGCGTCTTTGTTGATGAGACCTCGGGCAACTGGAGCGAGGGGCTCACTAGCTACTTGGCTGACCATGCTATGGCCGAAAAGAAGGGAGAGGCCGCGGCCTATCGTCATCGCCTTTTAGTAGAGTATCAAAGTTTTGCCGGCGAAGAGGGAGGAGCCCTTAAAGACTTCAAAGGACGCTATGACCGTCTCTCTAAGGTTATCGGCTATAACAAAGGGGCCATGTTTTTCCACATGCTGCGACGCCGTCTGGGGGAGGAGACCTTCCTGGAGGGAATAAGGCGTTTCTGGGAAGGAAATCTCTTCCGGCGGGCCAGTTGGGATGATCTCCGGGAGGCCCTTTCTGAAGTGAGCGGTCAAGATCTTTCGGCCTTCTTTGGTCAGTGGCTGGAGAGCCGAATGGTTCCCCGGATCAAACTCAGTGGCGCCCTGGTGACCCCAAAGGATTCCGGTTTTGTGCTCACTTTTTCCATTATCCAGGAGGGGCCCATATTCAGGCTTAGGGTGCCTCTTAAAGTCCTCACTGAGGGTGAGGAAGAGACCATGTTGGTAGATCTGACTGAAAGGCGGCAGGTAGTAAACGTAGATCTGACAGCCAAACCCCGCCTTTTGATTCTGGACCCAGACTATGATCTCCTGCGCTATCTGGCCGATGATGAATACCCTGCCTGCCTTTGGCGCCTTTTGGGGGCTAAGGGAGTAGGCATTGTGGCCCTGGCTGAGGATCTCGAAAAGGCCCGTCCGCTGGTGGACTATCTTCTTGATCGAGGAGCGGTCATCATTGCTCCCCAACGGCTGACGGAGTTTGACTTAGAGACCATGGATCTGCTTTTTCTCCGCCCCCAAGCGGCACTCAAGGGTCTCTTTGACACTGATGTCTGGGCCGGACACGGCCTCTACCTTAAGATTCGTAAAAGCCCTTGGAGTTCGGGACACTTTGTCGCCCTTCTGTTGACGGAATCTTTAGAAACGACCAGGCGCCTTTTTCCCCGTTTGATGCACCTAGGACGCTATCAGGAAATTCATCTTGGGGCCGGAAAGCGACTTCTCAAGGAGGCCTCCGTGGGTAAAGGACACCGTTTGGAGTTAGTTCAGGAGGTGCCGGCGGTAGATATTTCCCGCCTGACCTCTCTGTCTGATATCCTTCCGCGCTTGGCCCGCAACCGGGTAGTCTATCTGGGCGAACAACATGATGAGTATGCCCACCATCTGACCCAACTCGAGGTCATCAGGGCTCTGGTAGAGCAGTTTGGTCTTAAGGTGGCCGTGGGGATGGAGATGTTCCAGCAGCCCTATCAGAAGGTCTTGGATGACTATTTGGCCGGCCGCATTGATGAACTGACCTTCTTAAAGAAGACAGAATACTTTAAACGCTGGGGGATGGATTTCCGACTCTACAAACCCATTCTTGACTATGCTCGCGAGAAGAGGTTGCCGGTGGTGGCTCTCAATATCCCCAAGGAGATCTCCGAAAAGGTGGCTCGTCAAGGTCTTGAGGCGTTAAGCCCCGAGGAAAGAGTCTGGGTGCCCGAAGATCTTGATTTTTCAAACGAGGTCTATCGGGCCCGTCTTAAAAAGGTCTTTGAACAGCATCCTGAGGGGGATGTTAAAGACTTTGAGACCTTCTATCAGAGTCAGATCCTTTGGGATGAGGCTATGGCCCTGGCTATCGTGCGCTATTTAAAGGAGCACCCCGATGAGGTGATGGCCGTCATCGTTGGTAAAGGACATGTTATGTACAGTGCTGGCATCCCCGATCGGGTTTGGCGACGTCTTAAAGTCCCCTACACAATTTTGGTCATGTCAAGTGGTGAGAGATTAGAGCCCGGGGTGGCCGACTATGTTCTTTATCCGGCCCCGGCGAAGGCCCCGGCGGGGGTAAAGCTGGGAGTCTTTCTCAAAGAGACAACCAAGGGGCTGGAGATTAAGGGGGTAGCCAAGGAAAGCCCGGCAGAGAAGGCCGGCTTAAAGAAAGAAGATATTATCGTCGCTGCCGACGGTCAGCCAGTGAAAACAGTGGCTGATCTGCGCTTGATTCTCTACGGAAAGAAGAAAGGCGATAAAGTAGAAATAGAGATTCTCCGCGGCCAGAAAAAGGAAAGGGTTACCGTGGGTCCTCTTTAA